One Glycine max cultivar Williams 82 chromosome 1, Glycine_max_v4.0, whole genome shotgun sequence genomic window, GTTGTTTCTTTAATACCTGCTACTATATCATTCTGTAATTTGCGTTGCGTTTTAGCTGCTGAACCtacttgtttttcatttttctcattgatAATCATAGATTTTGAACTCTTCtttggtttatttattttgccCTTTTCGCTCAGGGATTGAAGTGAAACCTGGCAAACCGTGTCCTTATCACGCTGACAATGTGCGAGGGAAGCTTCATGTTACTCAGGTTCTTCATTCATATACTCAACTCCTCTTCCTTTTATTCATAAAACCTCCAGTTCTTGGATTTCTGTTGTGCAAGAAACACTTCCTTTCTAGTCTTGTTGCTGGTTTTCTTTGATAATTATATAACATTTCCATTCATATGCGTTTGTATGCAATGGCACTCAAGGAGACTGAAGTCTGTTGATATTTTTGAGTTATATGAAATCTTATGGTAAgtttctgttttgtttcttcttttcctaaatATTCAGGCTACTCTAGGCATTGGCTCATCATCGGAGAAAAGCATTCTTCAGTGCTCTTCTGGACACAAAAGTCCAGTTTTCTTGTGTTCATTGCTACCAGATAAGGTTGAGTCATGCCCTTTGAATCTTGAGTTTGACGCAGATGACTTAGTGGCATTCTCGGTTGTTGGCTCACGAAGCATCCACCTTTCAGGTTATTTTGCGGATGATGATGGGGATGATCTTAGGGATGACTATGAATAGTATCCTTCTGAAGAACTTCCATTTGTTGACTTATTTGTATTGCAATTTAAGTTTTGTTCATATAGGTTTGGTTAAGAAATAGTGCATggtgtaacaatttttttttgataattagCTTCTTGATTTCCTACTACATTGTGAAAGTGATTCATGGGGAGAGGATATTGAAGGAACTGAGTCAGAGGAGTCGTCTGAATATGATAGTGAAGATGGATATGCTGATGACTTTATTGTTGATAGTGATACTGACATGTACCCGTCTTCGCCAATCCCAAATAGTGGAGGTATTTTCGTTCTATTATCAACTTTTCTTGAGGCCATGAAATGATTATATGTATTTTCTGTTCGTATGTTTCTATTTCTTATTATTAAGTGGTTTTCTAACTGATGTTCAcatgtgtttatatatatatttaaagatacacaaatattaaatttgtattaaaataaaatgtaaaatattatcaaatactCAAATTATATGGCTATGTTTTTCCTGTACAAAAGAATTATCCGGGAAAAATTGCATCTGATTGTGGGCATGCACAGATATAATGATAGATAATAGATATGCTATAACATCCTATCATACATTTCTCACTTTCATTATAATAAGTTTTAGCATTACATTTTCTTCATACATagtaataataatcattttcttcatACATAGTAACATGAATGACATagtatttttttccccttttctttCAGTTGTAATTGAGGAAATAATGGATGATGATAAACCCAAAAATGGAGATGATCCAactaagaaattaaagaaaaagaagcatgTAGCTCAGTTGAAAGAGAAAGACAACAAAAGTTCTGAGCTTCCAATTGTTGCTAAGGGTGATACTGACCTTGTTGTGGaaagtgaagatgaagatggCTTTCCAATTTCCATTGCAGAGAAAGGTGTGTCTGTCTCTAAGACAGAAGCAGAAATGAAAGGAGAACAAGCACgtaagaaaactgagaaagccaacaagaaggaaaaagatGTTGGTCATTCTGCTAGTGTAAAACGAAAAGTTGATAGTGCTGATGAAGATGAGCCTCAGGATGGGTGAGAAAGATTTACCAGTTTAATTACTCCCAAGAATAGATGTCTGTTTGACATTTGCACCGCCCACTGGCCCaacctattatttttaaaagaaaaagaattggtTTTTAATCTGTATTTGTGCTGGCTGTTTTATACTGAATGTTTCTGATAATGGTAAATGGTTtcaggaaaaagaagaagaaaagaaacaagttgAAAGATCATATTAAAGGGGGAAGTGATCATGCATCTGACAATAGCAATGAGAAAAAGGTTACTGAACCAGATGAAAAACATGCCGAGGATGTTAAAACTTCAACCAAACTGAGTGATGTTTCTCATGCAAAGGATGAAGATGGTGGAAAGCTATCCAATAACGAGTAAGAAATTTCATCTAACTAAAATATCAGGTACATTTTGCAGGGCTTTTGGTGTTACTGGTGTGGGAAGTTGGTTTAAATATTATATCcacatttaattttctattctaGATATTGGTATGCAAAGCCAAATTTCTTCTGTTGACTAAATCCTCAGGACACCTGGTCGACTGAACTAAAAATTCTATTGGAAACAGAACATTGGAAATTGAGTTTGTCGTCTCATTTGATATCTTTACCTTCAGTAAATTGGAGTTCAGTTCTATAAGATGTCAAATTGTGAGGTCTTGCTTGGTTTTGTAGTGAATTTTGTACCTGTGGAGTCATTTCCAAttacctttcttttctttgcttGAGATATTGAAGCTTGGAAATTTGGGAGGCTGGGTTTCCTTCCCTCTCTGGTGCACTCTTATTATTTACTGCTGTGCTAACTACTTGTTTGTGGTATTTGTTGGCAGGGTCCTTGTTGAGAAGAAaatcaagaagaaaaacaagaaaaagaccAAAGAGTCTGAAGGGGAAGCTGCCGCAAATCAAATTACTACAACTGCTGAAAAACAGAATTTGTCCACAGAGAAAAAGGGGAAGAAACAAACTGAAACCAAGCCATCACAAGTGAGAACTTTTCCAAATGGATTGATTATAGAGGAGGTGTTTATGGGTAAACCTGATGGCAAAAAAGCTGCTCCTGGAAAGAAGGTTACACATCATCTACGGATTTATGATAGTATTGACATAGTTCACTTGAAGAATAATATTTAACCTatgttttaaatgtaatttcttttaatagGAATTTGTTGTTTGATTTCAGGTTAGTGTTAAATATATTGGCAAACTGCAAAAAGATGGGAAAATATTTGACTCAAATGTGGGAAGAGCACCCTTTAAATTTCGCCTGGGTATGTGCTGTGTTGATGTGTTGAATTTGCTgagattttccttttttatatatgcTTCACCTATTTCATTTGTATTTGCAGGTGTAGGACAAGTCATCAAAGGGTGGGAGGTTGGGATCAATGGTAAATATATAGTAACAAGATTTTATGCTGTGTTAATGTTATATTCTTTATGCTTAttgtagttttcttttttttttttttttttcagggatGAGAATTGGGGACAAACGAAGGATCACAATTCCACCGTCTATGGGGTATGAAATTCCCAATTTCATCATTTATTTGTTGGATTTGATTTttccaaaccttttgctttcttACTATAGCTATAAAGGAGTTAAATGTCTTGGTGCAATTAAAGTACATTTACTATCTGAATTTTCTCGTATGGATGACTCTGATTGGTTTAATTGCTGAAAAATGCCTCTGTTGTTTATGCCAAGTCTTCTGTTTTTTTGTTACGCAGATACGCGGACAAACGCGTTGGCAGTATACCACCAAGTTCGTGGCTTGTATTTGATGTGGAGTTGGTTGATGTTGGTCGCTGATTTCTATCCCTCATTGTTTCGGCTGCGGAATGGTCTGGTCCCCCTTCGGGCTGAGAGAATGTTAAACTCACATTTACCATTTTTGGTCCGAAGTGTGTGTGTGGATCTTGAGACCAAATTAGAGCTCAAGTTTTGTAGGAAATTTTGGATTGAATTAGGGAATTCTCAGCATTACGAGTTTACATATGCGACAAATATAGTGTTTGCTTTCGTTATCAATAGTGTTAATCATTAAATGTGGGTTTCGTTTGGATTGTACAATTTTTACAGTTCACTGAACAAGAAATTATCATGCctcatttctcatttttattttttatccttctaGTTTAGattgttatttttggttttatgaagtttttgagctaattaagtttatttctattattttttttatctaaaattataaattcataattttcattcaaaaaatttataaattgaatttagtttcttttaaaaactcAATTGGTGTAAAGTTCCTTCTTTTCAAATACTAAGTTTTCACTAGATTTCCTGTTTTtgacatttaaattattttatatttcaatttcataaatttctaaatatttggataaattttggACAAAAAATAACAGGGATTAAATGTAAAGAActtaataagttattttttaaaaaaatatatggagaTGTTAAAATTGTATATAATTCAAATTGAATGAACTATAAAGTATAATGAGTTTTGTTTTCAGAGAAAAGTATGAAGTGTGTATTTTACACTTTGATTTGTTGTGAGTTGTAAAACTATTGCATATAATAATTACTGTCGTACAGGGacaattattaattagaatttaattttgataatttaaccttttaactaattattatacaacaacaacaacgccttatcccattAGGTGGGgttggctacatggatcaactttcgccataatgttctatcaagtaccatacttctatccaaatcattaagttcgagatcctttttgataacctctcttatagtttTTTTGgatcttcctctgcctcgaattgtttgccttctctccatctggtctactcttctcactacagagtctaccggtcttctctctacatgcccaaaccacctaagtctattttccaccatcttctttacaataggcgctactccaaccctctctctaatagcttcgtttctaattttatcctgtcgagtcttaccacacatccaccgcaacatcctcatctccgctacacctactttattctcatgttgactcttgaccgcccaacattctgttccgtacaaaatcgccggtcttaccgcagtccgataaaactttccctttagcttgatcggtacctttgcatcacataacacccccgatgcttttctccatttcatccatcctgcttgaatgcgatgattcacatccccttcaatttctccatcatcctgtattacagacccaagatatttaaaccgtgtgacttgagggataatatggtctcctattttcacctctgagttagaaatcctccttcttttgttgaacttacattccatatactccgatttgcttctgcttaggcgaaagccatttgtttctagagctcgtcttcaagtttccaacctctcattcaactcctccctcgactctccaaggaggactatgtcatctgcaaaaagcatgcatctcggcgctatctcttggatttgtttcgtgaggacatccagaattaaggtaaaaaggtaggggctaagggttgacccttgatgcaaaccaattgtgatggaaaaatcgtctgactctccaccctgtgtcctaacactagtcgataccctatcatacatatcttggatagctcgaatatatgcaaccctaacccctttcttctctagagctttacacaaaatctctctaggcactctatcatacgctttctccaagtcaataaaaatcaagtgcaagtcttgttggtccatgcgatattgctccatcacccgccgtaataaataaatcgcttccatggtcgaccttcccgacatgaaaccaaattgattctcagtaacttgagtctcctttcttaatctccgttcgatcactctttcccataatttcatggtatgactcatgagcttgattcccctataatttgcacaattttgtatatccccttTGTTCTTATaaattggcactaacgtgcttttcctccattcctccggcatgcgttttgacctcataatttcattaaagagtttggtgagccactcaagacctctatctccaagagttttccacacttcaataggtatgttgtctggccccaccgccttaccgttactcattcttgtcaacgcttcctttacttcctgtttctgaatccgacgatagtacttatagttccggtcctcttctcttgtgtctagactgctagagtcatatccatatccatcattaaataagttgtggaaatacgccttccacctttccttgatatctttttcatgcactaagactttgccttcttcatccttaacacactttacttgatccaaatctctagtcttcctctctttacccttagcaagcctatatatagatctttctccgtccctggtgcctagagcttggtatagtccatcaaaagcttgggctcttgcctcactcaccgcctttttggtttcatttctagctatcttatacttatcccaagtttcagaatttctacacctagaccactccttgaaacattccttttttactctaactttgctctgaacactttcattccaccaccacgaaaaatcaataatttttagttacatAGCAATCTATACAAGAGTACAAAAATCTTGAACACTCTACCCTCCTAAATCCTGTTAACCACACGGACCTGCTCGCCGTAAAATGTTGACTCGGGATTTTATCTCAAACAATGCAAAAGGGTAGCTGGTAAATGAAATAGCTGACACCGGGGAATTGAGCAATGAAATCCCTTGTGCAAAAGAATTAAACAAACTCAACTCATGGCAATTTTTCTGCTTGATCTGGCAACTGTGGCAAGTTTCTGCTTTTTAGGCCGCAAACAAGGGATTGTAATAACAAACTACAATAGACACCTATAACTAAAATCTACTTTAACTTCTATCAGTATACATTCCCTCCGATATCCATCTCCTCAAAATCTTCCTCCGATGAAACTAACTCCTCACTATGTACATAACCAGCATCTTTCATTAGCTCATTCAGTCCATCCATCAAGGGGTAAATCTCAGAAGCATGAGGGTTGGAAGTGTCCCCAACCGAAAAGGGAGAAAACTCACTGCCAACAAAACCAGGAGCCTTTCTCACCCCCAAATTCCTCATATAAGTCCTCACCTCTGCTAGTTTGCTCCAACAACCAGCAGCTGCATACATATTGGCAATCAACACATAATAGCCTGAATGATCAGGCATCATTTCCAGCAATTTCCCTGCTGCCCATTCCCCCATCACAGTATTTCCATGGATTCGACACGCTCCTATAAGAGTAGCCCACATTGCCGAAGTTGGCTTATATGGCATCCCTGTGATAAACTCCTTGGCTTTGTTTAGAAGACCAGCCCTCCCAAACAGATCAACCATGCAGGCATAGTGCTCAAGCCGTGGAACTATCCCATGGACATTTATCATCCTTTTAAAGAGAGATTGCCCTTGGGCTACTAGACCAGAATGACTACAAGCCGTTAGAACTGCAACCATTGTTACATGATCCGGCTTAATCTCCAACTTGCACatctcttcaaatagttttaaaaCTGTTTCTCCTTCACCCTTCATACCATATCCAAAAATCATAGAAGTGTATGTAACTTCATCTCTTTTGGTCAATGAATCGAACACTTTTCTGGCTTCTAAAACTCTGCCAGACCATGAATACATGTCCACCAGGGCATTAGTCCTCAAACTGTTTGTGCTTCATAATGTAGCAATGAAACTCTTTGCCATGCTGCAGATTTGAAATGCGGGCACAAAGGGGAAGAACACTTGCAATGGTCACATAACTGGGTTCCATGCCCTTCTGTAACATCTCTCTAAAAAGGAAGGTGACTTCCTCGGATTTATCCATGTGGGCATATCCAGAAAGCATGGCATTCCAAGTGATCAAACCTTTCTCTTCCGTTCTATGAAACAACATAAATGCATGGCCAAGATCTCTACACCTGGAATACATAGTAATCAATGCATTTTTCACGTTGTCAAACACATCAAAGCAAGTTCGCACGGCATGGCCGTGAATCTCCTTTCCCAATTTAATGGCTCCAATGTGAGAACAAGCACTTAACCCAACAACCATTGCAACAGCATCCAGATGAATGGATGTTCTCATCTGAGAAATAAGTTGAAGTGCTCCTCTGAAATTGCCTGAATGCAAGCACCCTCCAGCAATGGTGTTCCATATAATCACATTCATTTCAACACCCTCCTCCTGCATGCTTCCAAATAGCTGAAACGCTTCCTTCCACATACCCCTAGACGCATAACAGCGGATTATAGTGTTCCAAGAAACAGAATCTCTACGGGGCATATTATCAAACAAGTGACGTGCAACCTCCAGTTTCCCAAACTTACCATACATGGAGACCAAAGCATTGTGCACAAACAAACTCCACTCCATGGAGCTAGCCTCAATAGACCTGTGAAACTCCACCCCAGAATTGAAATCCAATGATTCCCCACAAGCCTTGAGAACAGATGGATAAGTGTATTCATCTGGTTCAATCTTCTTATTCAACATATTCTTATAGACACAAAGAGCCTCCACAAAGAACCGATTTCTAACATATGCCGAGATAAGCAGATTCCAATGTAAAGGATCCAAAGTATTAGAGCTCTCAGTGACAAATTGGGCATCAACAAGGAGATTAACATTTGTGTAAAAGTTAACAAGCCTTGAAACCAAGATAGGGTTTTGATCAAGACCCAGTGAGATGACATGAGCATGAAGCTGCTTACCCTGTGAGAGTGACTTAAAATGGGTGCAAGCCGAAAGGAGAGAGCCAATAGGGTGTAACAGAAGGTGGGAAGAAGCAGCATGGTGCTGTATTTGGAAGAAGGTTTTGAATGCATTGGATAAGTGGCCATGGGTCACAAAGTCCTTGAGGGATGCAATGAGAACACCAACCATAGATGCATCAGCACATAAGATGGGGTTTTGAAGTGGTTTTAGGGGGGCTTGTTTCCATGATTTTGGGATGCACTTCTGAAGGTGAGACAAGAAGAGGTGTCTGGGTATTGAGGAATATGGCATAAACTAATGATGGCAAATCTCTTTGCTCTTGATGGCAAATCATGTTTATCACAATCTTCATTCTTGCATGAAAAAGAAAGCCATCTAGGCCTATAAACAATCAATGCCTGATTATTTCTGCTGAAACTTATAAGGTATTGGCCATCATCAGTGAATTTACGAATGAATGGTCTGGGCACTCAACCTCATATACTGTGTAACTTGGTACCAAATTTTCATAGAATCACAGAGTATGATGAACCTGAAAGAATTAAATTACACCtgcaaaaattaaattcaattcagGTTCCTTCAACAGAGGAACAAGACAACAAATTTACAAATTTCCCACTGAAGTTAGTTTGTCCATCTGATAAAGTGAGAGCGCATTTTCCAAAATGGCACATCATATATATCTTCTGCATTTCAAGTTTCCACATTAAAAACATAAGGTTATACTTGAGAAAGCAAAACCTTATTTATCTTCCCTCACTCATGTTCTTGATAGTTCACCAAGGATATTCACATTTCCTACAATTACAACCCAATCATTGTGCAATTTCTTGTTACCACCCCCTCACCCCATCCCCTCTCCCGAAAAACAAACTAGAAAGAACAATTCATGTTTCTACACCTcagcatttaaaaataaattactgcACCAAATAAGAGGTTAAAGGACATCACGCATGTAAGAATATTGCTGCTTCTGTACATTAAAGCGTGTCCACAAACTTGAAAAGTTCACCCTGGAAACAATGAATAATGAATTTTTCATAGCAGAGAAGTTATCTCTATAGGATTTTTTTAGTGTGAACAAACATTGACAGCTATGTTACAAAAAGACCTATCCATAAATTGATGCATCACGCCAATAACCTGAGCATATCACATTACTCTACACTACAGACCatgtaaaatcataaaattcagTGTGCAAAAATAGTGGTATTCCTAATTTAGGATAAACTTCTCGACAAAcaattataaaagaagaaatagggaggtgaaatcaaatttctccaATAAGTTATAATCAAGTTATTCACTTCAACTTTGGGAAAATTAGATGAGAGAGTTTCCGAAGAAGTTCAGATGAATAAGTTGATTTCAATTTGTGAGAAAAGTTTGATTTGTTCACCccccttattttcttctcctacagGTGTTTGTTGAGAAGCTTGACTAAAATAATCCATAATCGCATATAGAAATGGGAGCTCAAAACAACAAGAGGATTAGAAAAGGCCAATGTTTAAGAGTTTTTTAGAGGATAGTTTCACTTTCAGGTTGAGGAGCCTGAAACCAAACCCTAGATAGTGTGTGCACATACACACACTATCATTATTCCGCTAACAATAAAACGAAGACGCTATCTTCACCTAAATCGGAACATTATTATTATACGCCATTTACAACATCACATGGATCTTAACAAGATGAAACCTAGCTGCAGTTCACGGTTAACAAAAAAAGGTATtatcaaaatacaaataaattttcacacatTGAAGAAAGAAGGCGAGCAGAGAAAGAGAGCGTTGGGGGAAAttcaaccaaaaataagaataagagaaaaatagagaTTCCGAGCGGAGAAGAGAGAGGTTACCGGTGGCCACAGTGGAAAGCGACGTTGAAGGAAGGAGAGAAGCGTGGAATCGAGACTAAGGAATTTGTGTTGTTGCAACTACCCGATCCATCTCAAGGCCCAAATCCACAGCACGTGTTAGTGGTGGTGGCGTTGCAATGGATGGCGCTGCTGCTcgttttcaatttaaataaaaaaattcacattctTTTATTATGACACACACCAGCCGCCACAACAagtctttgtttatttttcttttcctcaataaaatatattgactATATGTACTCCTTTGTTTAGTAACCGACCGTgtgcgagagagagagagagagagagagacggcTATATTCGCGCCTCGGTCTCTTTATTTCTCCGCCAACGACACCACCGCATCTTTCTCTCTTTCCGTTCCCTTCTCTCTCCGATCTGCATTTTGCATTCTCTTCCGATGCCGATATTC contains:
- the LOC100789099 gene encoding peptidyl-prolyl cis-trans isomerase FKBP53 isoform X1; this translates as MGFWGIEVKPGKPCPYHADNVRGKLHVTQATLGIGSSSEKSILQCSSGHKSPVFLCSLLPDKVESCPLNLEFDADDLVAFSVVGSRSIHLSGYFADDDGDDLRDDYEYDSWGEDIEGTESEESSEYDSEDGYADDFIVDSDTDMYPSSPIPNSGVVIEEIMDDDKPKNGDDPTKKLKKKKHVAQLKEKDNKSSELPIVAKGDTDLVVESEDEDGFPISIAEKGVSVSKTEAEMKGEQARKKTEKANKKEKDVGHSASVKRKVDSADEDEPQDGKKKKKRNKLKDHIKGGSDHASDNSNEKKVTEPDEKHAEDVKTSTKLSDVSHAKDEDGGKLSNNEVLVEKKIKKKNKKKTKESEGEAAANQITTTAEKQNLSTEKKGKKQTETKPSQVRTFPNGLIIEEVFMGKPDGKKAAPGKKVSVKYIGKLQKDGKIFDSNVGRAPFKFRLGVGQVIKGWEVGINGMRIGDKRRITIPPSMGYADKRVGSIPPSSWLVFDVELVDVGR
- the LOC100789099 gene encoding peptidyl-prolyl cis-trans isomerase FKBP53 isoform X2, translated to MGIEVKPGKPCPYHADNVRGKLHVTQATLGIGSSSEKSILQCSSGHKSPVFLCSLLPDKVESCPLNLEFDADDLVAFSVVGSRSIHLSGYFADDDGDDLRDDYEYDSWGEDIEGTESEESSEYDSEDGYADDFIVDSDTDMYPSSPIPNSGVVIEEIMDDDKPKNGDDPTKKLKKKKHVAQLKEKDNKSSELPIVAKGDTDLVVESEDEDGFPISIAEKGVSVSKTEAEMKGEQARKKTEKANKKEKDVGHSASVKRKVDSADEDEPQDGKKKKKRNKLKDHIKGGSDHASDNSNEKKVTEPDEKHAEDVKTSTKLSDVSHAKDEDGGKLSNNEVLVEKKIKKKNKKKTKESEGEAAANQITTTAEKQNLSTEKKGKKQTETKPSQVRTFPNGLIIEEVFMGKPDGKKAAPGKKVSVKYIGKLQKDGKIFDSNVGRAPFKFRLGVGQVIKGWEVGINGMRIGDKRRITIPPSMGYADKRVGSIPPSSWLVFDVELVDVGR
- the LOC100803016 gene encoding LOW QUALITY PROTEIN: pentatricopeptide repeat-containing protein At1g71490 (The sequence of the model RefSeq protein was modified relative to this genomic sequence to represent the inferred CDS: inserted 2 bases in 1 codon), yielding MPYSSIPRHLFLSHLQKCIPKSWKQAPLKPLQNPILCADASMVGVLIASLKDFVTHGHLSNAFKTFFQIQHHAASSHLLLHPIGSLLSACTHFKSLSQGKQLHAHVISLGLDQNPILVSRLVNFYTNVNLLVDAQFVTESSNTLDPLHWNLLISAYVRNRFFVEALCVYKNMLNKKIEPDEYTYPSVLKACGESLDFNSGVEFHRSIEASSMEWSLFVHNALVSMYGKFGKLEVARHLFDNMPRRDSVSWNTIIRCYASRGMWKEAFQLFGSMQEEGVEMNVIIWNTIAGGCLHSGNFRGALQLISQMRTSIHLDAVAMVVGLSACSHIGAIKLGKEIHGHAVRTCFDVFDNVKNALITMYSRCRDLGHAFMLFHRTEEKGLITWNAMLSGYAHMDKSEEVTFLFREMLQKGMEPSYVTIASVLPLCARISNLQHGKEFHCYIMKHKQFEDXNALVDMYSWSGRVLEARKVFDSLTKRDEVTYTSMIFGYGMKGEGETVLKLFEEMCKLEIKPDHVTMVAVLTACSHSGLVAQGQSLFKRMINVHGIVPRLEHYACMVDLFGRAGLLNKAKEFITGMPYKPTSAMWATLIGACRIHGNTVMGEWAAGKLLEMMPDHSGYYVLIANMYAAAGCWSKLAEVRTYMRNLGVRKAPGFVGSEFSPFSVGDTSNPHASEIYPLMDGLNELMKDAGYVHSEELVSSEEDFEEMDIGGNVY